In the Raineyella fluvialis genome, TTGGGGTGGTCGATCGCCGAGAGCGGTGCGGCGATCGGTGAGTTGGCCGCGGCCTTGGATGCCATCGACGAGGCGCAGCTCACCCTGCTAGAGGGTGGGGTGGCCCGCTACGCCGAGGTCCTCCACGGGCTGGCAGTCGAGGAGGTGGCCACCGTGCCGGACAACTCGCCGGAGGCGGCCGTGCGCCAGGTCGTGTTGGGCACGGTGCTGATCGAGCCGTTGCTGTTGGCGCTGCGCCGGCTGGCGCTGCAAGATGCCGCCGGGCGACGATTCGGGGTATCGGAAGGCGACGCTCAGTCGACCGGAGTGTAGAGGCCGGGGACCGGGACCATCCGGGCCAGGCCGTTCCAGGCCAGGTTGAGGATGTTGGCCGCGACGGTGGCCTTGTCCGGGTCGCGTTCGTCCAGCCACCACTGCCCGGTGTAGGCGATCATCCCCACCAGCATCTGCGCGTACATCGGGGCCATCTCCGCCCTCAGGCCTCGGCGGCGGAACTCGTCCGCGAGGATGTCCTCCACCTGGGAGGCGACGTCGGAGAGGATCGTGGCGAACGAGGTGCCGGTCGAGCCGGCCGGGGCGTCGCGGGAGATGATGCGGAAGCCGTCCGGGTTGGACTCGATGTAGTCGAGCAGGGCCAGCGTGCCGGCCTCCACCTTGCGGCGAGCGCCCTTGGCCTGGTCGATCGCGGCGCGGATGCTCTCCTGCAGGGTGCGCTGCTCGCGGTCGACGATCACCGCGTAGAGCCCCTCCTTGCCGCCGAAATGCTCGTACACGACAGGCTTGGAGACGTGGGCGTTGGCGGCGATCTCCTCGACAGTGGTGCCCTCGACCCCCTTCTCGGCGAACAGCACCCTGGTCACGGCGATGAGCTGCTCGCGCCGTTGCGCGGCGGTCATCCGCGTGCGCCCCTCGCGGCCGCGACCCGTGGCGGAGGCGGAACCTCCTCCTGCGGGGGTCTCGGCTGCGGGTGATGCGGGAATCCTGGGTCCGGCCACGTTCCCCAGTCTCTCAGACCACGGCCGACGGGCCCGCTGGATTCGGAACAGGCACTCCGTCGGAGGCGGCGTGGGCCGGCATGCGGGCAGGCCAGTGATTGCGTAGAGTGTGACCGGTTCACGCCGTTCCCCGGTTGGTCTGCCGGCAGGGCCCGCCTGACTTTGAATCAGGACAAGCGACGCAGGTTCGACTCCTGCCCGGGGAGCCATGCACATCACGATGCCCGTGATGCTGGCGCTGTCGGCCCTCGACGCTGCCGCCCTCCGCGGCAGCCGCCGCGATTGTCGTCAGCCGCCGCGCTCGCATTCACATGCGGCCCGCCGACGCGCGGCATCTGATCGGGGCCGCGGCCGGTCCCTGAAACCGCGGCGGGTGTGCACCGACGATGGTCCAGAGCCGGGGGTCCAGTCCGGGGCGACACAGCGGCCCGGACGAGGCGCGACCTCAGGGCCGGCACCGCCTCCGGGCACTAGTCTCCCGCCCATGGGATCCCGATCGCGCCGGCGGCGCCCACTCGCAGCGGCCGCTGCCCTGATCGCCTGTCTCCTGGTGGCATCGGCCTGTGCCGGCCCGGCCCGCGGTCCCAAGGAGTCGCCGTCGACAGCATCGCGCACGGCCACCCCCACTCAGCCCTGGACCGTCACCGAGAACGCGAAACCGGGAACCGGTGACTGGGAGATCGACAGCTCCGCCGTCGCCGGCGACGCCCAACTCGCCGGCTACGCGGACCACACCTCGGTGCTCCCGGGGGAGAGCTTCGGCCTGTTCGTCACTTCCACCCTGGGCGACGTCGCCGTTGCCGCCTACCGCGTCGGAGCGTACGGCGGGGCGGGCGCCCGGCTGGTCTGGCAGGCGCCTCAGCCAATCAAGGCCGTGAAGCAGCCCGACCCGGTGATCGAGGCCGACCACATGGTCGTCGCCAAGTGGGCGAAGACCACCGACGTCGCCACCACCGACTGGCCGGAGGGCTCTTACCTGCTCAAGCTCACCGCCGGAGGCAAGTCGCGTTACGTCCCGGTGACGGTCCGCAGCAGGTCCACCGCCGGACGGCTGGTGATCGTCAACGCGGTCATCACCGACCAGGCGTACAACGACTGGGGCGGTTACTCCCTCTACGACGGCCCCGGCGATTCGCGCTCGACCCGGGTCAGCTTCGACCGGCCGCAGAAGGGCAACGGCGCCCAGCAGTTCTTCGGCGACGAACTCGCGCCCATCCAGCTCGCCGAGGGGCTCGGCGTCGACCTGGCGTACGTCACGTCGGTGGACCTGGATCGCGAGCCGGATCTGCTTAATGGCGCGTCCGGCATGGTCAGCATGGGCCACGACGAGTACTGGACGGTGCCGGAGCGCACCGCCGTCGAGAAGGCCCGCGACAGCGGCACCTCGCTCGCCTTCCTGGGGGCGAACGCCGTCTACTGGCGGGTCCGCCTCGAGGACGGCCAGACGGGGGACCGGCGGGTCGTCGTCGGCTACAAGAACACCTCCGACCCGAAGAAGAACGCGGTCAACACCACGGTGATGTGGAGGTCCCAGCCCTATCCCCATCCCGAGAACTCCCTCACCGGGATGCTCTACGAGTGCTTCCCCGCGTACGGGGACATGGTCATCCAGGACCCGACGTTCCCCCTCTTCGACGGGACGGGCGTGAAGAAGGGGGACAAGATCCCCGGTGTCGTGGGTATCGAGATCGACCGCGCCTACCCGATCCCGGGGACGCCTGATGCGCTGACCGTGGCCGCCCATTCGCCGGTGACCTGCGGCAGCAACAAGCACACGTACTCCGACATGACGTACTACTCCACCGGCAAGGCCGGGGTCTGGGCCACCGGCTCGATGATGTGGGTGAAGGTGCTCAACGGCCCGAACGGCAAGTACAACATCACCGATGCCTCCGTCACCTTCGTCCGGAGGGTGATGGAGAACGCGTTCCGCCAGATGGCGAAGGGTAACGGCAAGGGTGCGCTGCAGACGACCCCCAACCTCTCCGGGCTGAATGCGTCGGCCTCCACGTCGACCGGCACAGGCGGGCCCGTCGACAAATAGTCCTGCGAGGATCTGGAGTCCGCCGCGGCGCCGGACCTAGGGTGTCGGCCATGACAGGAACTGTGGACGATCCCAGTGGCGAGATCGACAACGAGGCCTCAATGCTGCTCGATGCCGAGGATCTCGCCGAACAGGGGGTGCGGGAGGCGTACGCCCAGGTGGCTCTCGCCCTGACCGGACTCGGCCTCGTCCCGGCGGAGATCACCGAGATCATCGATCCGGACGCCCCCGCCTACACGGTGGTCTGCCAGGGGATCGAGTATCCGATTGTCGGGCCCGGACTCCCGGACGAGGGTGCCTGGGGACGCGCCACGTACGCCCTGTTCGACCTCGTCAATCGGCAGCTGTCGGGACATGACCAGTGGCTGTACGCGATCAACGGCGGCAACGACCTGATCGGCATCCTGATGACCCCTGACCAGGCCGCCCGCGCCCGGCGTGCCCTGCTGCGAAGGTCGGACTGGCCCTACCTCCCCACCGATGAACCGGACTGGTCCGGCATGTTCCGCGACCGAACGCCACCGCCGTCGCCGTCCCGATGGACCGGATGGCGAGCGCGATAGGGTGGGTGGTGCCGCCTCGGATCAGCGGTCCTTCCCGTCAGCGGGGAGCCATCGCGTCAGTCCGGGAACGTTGTGGCCCATGCCCCTTCGAAGGAGATGACGGTGACCGCGAGTGACGACGTGACGACCAACGGAACGGTGGGCGGTGAGGTTGCCGCCGTCGTGGTGCTCGCCGCCGGGGCCGGCACGCGGATGAAGTCCTCCCGCTCGAAGGTCCTGCACGAAGTGGCGGGTCGCTCCATGCTGTCCTGGGCGATCGACGCCGCCGAGCAGGTCTCGCCGGAGCACCTCGTCGTCGTCGTGGGCCACCAGCGCGACCAGGTCGAGGCGCATCTGCGCGAGGTCGCTCCCGCCGTGGTGACCGCGGTCCAGGAGGAGCAGAAGGGCACCGGCCATGCGGTGATGTGCGGCCTGGCGCCGCTCGGCGAGATCAGCGGCATCGTCGTCGTGACGTACGGTGACGTCCCCCTGCTCAGCGGGGAGACGCTCGTCGCGATGGTCGAGAATCACCGCCGCTCCGGGGACGCGATCACCGTGCTCACCGCCCACGTGCCGGATCCGACCGGCTACGGCCGGATCGTGCGGGGCGACGACGCGGGCATCGCGCGGATCGTGGAGCACAAGGACGCCTCCGAGGACGAGCGGGCGCTGGACGAGATCAACTCCGGCATCTACGTCTTCGACGCCGACATCCTGCATGACGGCCTGGCGAGCCTGCGCACCGACAACGTCCAGGGCGAGCTGTACCTCACCGACGTCATCGCGCACGCCAACGCCGTCGGCCGCCGTGTCGGGGCGTACGTCACCGAGGACCTGTGGCAGACCGAGGGCGTCAACAACCGGCTCCAGCTGGCCCGGATGGGTGCGGAGATGAACCGGCGGATCGGTGAGCGGTGGATGCTCGCCGGCGTCACGATCATCGACCCGGCCACGACCTGGATCGAGGACTCCGTCGACATCGCCCCCGATGTCACCCTGCTGCCCGGCACTCAGTTGCTCGGCGCGACCTCCGTCGCGACCGGCGCCGTGATCGGGCCGGACACCACGCTGAAGGACGTCGAGGTCGGCGAGGGGGCGACGATCCTCCGCTCCCAGGGCCTCCTCGCCACCGTCGGCGCGGGCTGCCAGGTCGGACCGTTCGCCTACCTGCGCCCCGGTACCGAGCTCGGCGTCGATGTGCGACTCGGCGCGTTCGTCGAGACGAAGCGGGCGGTGATCGGGGCAGGCAGCACGATCGCGCACCAGGCGTACGCGGCAGATGTCGAGATCGGTGCCGGCGCCACGCTCTGTGCCGGTAGCATCGTCGCGAACGATGACGGGGAGTCCAAGCACACGACGCGGGTCGGCGCGGGTGCCTTCATCGGCGCTCACAGTGTGCTGGTGGCCCCTGTCACGGTCTCCGACGGGGCGTACGTCGCCGCCGGATCGACCGTCACCAAGGACGTGGCCACGTCGGGGGATGCCTCCGGCGCGCGTGGCTCCGGCCTTGACTGAGGATCGACACCCCGTGCCGGCAGCGGCCACTGCCGGCGCATCCGCCGTGTGCCCGAGCGGCGGTAAGCACACCCTGGGGGCCGGCACCCCCGACACTTCCGAGGAGACCAGCACGTGAGCGGTTTCAAGCTGCCGTCCGAGAAGAACATGATGCTCTTCTCCGGTCGGGCCTACCCCGAGCTCGCCCAGGAGATCGCCCGGCTGATGGACACCGAACTGGTGCCCACCCGCCAGGTGACGTACGCGAATTCCGAGATCTATGTCCAGTACGAGGAGTCGGTCCGCGGCTCGGACGCCTTCGTGATCCAGTCGCACGCGGCCCCGGTCAACGAATCGCTGATGGAGCAGCTGATCATGGTCGATGCGCTCAAGCGCGCCTCGGCCAAGCGGATCACTGTGATCGCGCCGTTCTACCCGTACGCCCGCCAGGACAAGAAGCACCTCGGCCGGGAGCCCATCTCGGCGCGACTGGTCGCCGACCTGTTCACCGCCGCCGGTGCCGACCGCATCATGTCGATCGACCTGCACGCCGCACAGATCCAGGGCTTCTTCGACGGCCCCGTGGACCACCTGTGGGGCCTGCCCGTGCTCGCCGAGTACGTTGCACAGAAGTACGACACCGACGAGATGACCGTGGTGTCACCCGATGCCGGTCGGGTGCGCCTCGCCGACATGTGGACCGACCGTCTCGGCAGCCGGCTGGCCATCATCCACAAGCGCCGCGATCCCAACGTCGCCAACACGGTGGCGGTGCACGAGGTGGTCGGCGACGTCGAGGGGCGGGTGTGCCTGCTGGTCGACGACATGATCGACACCGCGGGGACGATCTGCCAGGCCGCCGATGCGCTCAAGCAGCGCGGCGCCAAGAAGGTCATCGCCGCCGCCACGCACCCGGTGCTGTCCGGCCCGGCCGCCCAGCGCCTCAACGACTCCGCCTTCGAAGAGGTGATCGTCTGCAACACGCTGCCGATCTGCACGGAGGTGCCGGTGGACAAGCTCACCGTCCTGTCCATCGCGCCGATGCTGGCCCAGGCGATCCACGAGGTGTTCGAGGACGGCTCGGTCACCAAGCTGTTCCGCTAGTCGCTGCGACGCCGGCACCTCTCCTCGGAGTGTCGCGTCCTGCCGAGCCCCGGTCGATCCGTCGACCGGGGCTCGCCGCGTTCGTGAGCGGCGTGACGTGATAGCATCGTCGGGTTGCCTCGGCGAGGGGAGGCGTACGCAGGTACGCCGAACGTGATCGACGTGGTGTGTCGCTGACCCGGGTCTGATCCCGGTCGCGGCCTGCCGGTGGACGCGTACGTCCCGGCCCTGGCGGCAGACCCAGATCCCGGTCGCCCGCAGGACGGCCCGACACCAGGAGGCCACCATGGCTGACGCCACCCTCTCCGCCCAGGTCCGCAACGAGTTCGGCAAGGGCGCCTCGCGCCGCACCCGCCGCGAGAACCTCGTGCCCGCCGTCCTCTACGGCCACGGCATGGACCCCATCCACCTGACCCTCCCGGGCCACGAGACGATGCTGGCGCTGCGCACCGACAACGCCCTCCTCGAGGTCAACATCGAGGGCGAGTCCAAGCCCCGCCTGGCGCTCGCCAAGCAGGTCCAGCGTGACGCCGTCAAGGGCTTCCTGATCCACGTCGACCTGCTGGCCGTGCGTGCCGACGAGAAGGTCGTCGTCGAGGTCGCTCTCCTCGTCACCGGTGAGGCCGCCACCGGCACCACCGTGGTCGTCGACAAGAACACCCTCAGCCTCGAGGCCCCGGTCACCCACATCCCCGAGGACGTCGAGCTCTCCGTCGAGGGCCTGGAGGCTGGCGCGCAGCTGCTCGCCTCGGACCTCAAGCTCCCGTCGGGCGTGACCTACCTCGGCGACGCCGAGGACGTGCTCGTCTCGGTCGCCCACGCCGAGATCCAGGCCGAGGAGCCCGCTGAGGGCGCCGCCGAGGCCGAGGCTCCCGCCGCCGAGTGACCCGACCGCGACGTGCGCGGACGGATGAGTGACCTCGATCTGAAAGACTGACGACATGTGGCTGGTGGTGGGGCTCGGCAATCCCGGCCCCACCTATGCCCACACCCGGCACAACGTCGGCTACATGGTCGTCGAGGAACTCGCCCGCCGTGCGCACGTCGCGCTCAAGTCGGTCCCCAAGATGCGGGCCGACGTCGCCGAGACCCGGATCAGTGCCGTCGGACTGGGGATCCCCGGCCCCGGCGCCGTCCGGGTCGCCCTGGTACGTTCCCACACGTACATGAACGAGTCCGGCATCGCCGTGGGCCGGCTCGCCGCGTTCTACGGTGTCGCGCCGGCCGAGATCGTCGCCGTGCACGACGAGCTGGATCTCGACGTCGGACAGCTGCGGCTCAAGAAGGGTGGCGGCGACAACGGTCACAACGGCCTGAAGTCGATGCGCGCCCACCTGCACTCCGGGGACTTCCTCAGGGTCCGCTTCGGGATCGGGCGGCCACCCGGGCGGCAGGCGCCGGCCGACTTCGTGCTGTCGTCCTTCCCCGCCTCCCAGCGGGACGTGGTCGCCGTCGAGGTGGCCCGTGCCGCCGATGCCGTGGAGACGCTGCTCACCGACGGTCTCCCCGCGGCGCAGAACCGCTACAACTCCTGAGTCCGCGCCGTCGGGTGAACCGGCCGTGCTGACTCGGCTCGTACGGCCCTCCTCTTTCGCCTATGGCATGTGTCTGCGCCGCCTGAGAGAATCCCAGCAAGGGATCTGAACCGGAGGTGGCCATGATGACCGGACCCACTGGCAGCGACGTGGTCGTGCTGCAGGTCATCGCCGACGTGGATGACGATGAGGAACAGCTCCGGGAGCTGACCGGGATCCTCCAGGAGGACCTGTCGGAGCTTGATGTCCGTTCGGTGGAACCCTTGGCCGAGGATATGGCGCCCGAAGGCTCGAAGGGGATCTTCCTCGCGATGGCGGGCTGGCTCTCCGTGCATCTGGGCACGGAGGGGTTGAAGGCGGTGGTGAACGCCGTCTCCGCCTGGGCGGGCCGCACCGGCAGGACCGTGGAGCTCACTCTCGACGGCAACACGCTCAAACTCACCGGTGCCAGCGCCGAGCTCGAGTCACGGATCGTCAATGAGTTCTTCAGCCGTCAGGCGCCACCCCACTGACGCGGCGGCTGCGGCGCCTGCCCCGGCCGGCACGGCCAGCGTCCGGTCACACGCGGAATCGACTGAACCATGACTGCGGCCAGGGTCACGATCCCCTCACCTGCCTTGCCGGCGGGAGCGCGTTCGGCGCTGGTCGTCGCGACGACGACGTACCAGGATCCGCAATTGGGTCGGCTGCGTGCCCCGGCCACTGACGCAGCCGACCTGGCCGCGGTCCTGGCCGACCCGACCATCGGAGGCTTCCAGGTCACCACAGTGATGGACCGTCCGGCCCAGGACGTACGCGTCGCGGTGGAGGACTTCCTCGCCAATCGCGGACCCGACGAGCTGGTCGTCGTCTACCTCTCCTGCCATGGAGTCATCGATGCGCATCGTCGTCTCTACTTCGCGGCCACGGACACGGTGCGCACCAGGCTGGCCTCGACGGGTGTGGACTCGCAGTGGGTCAACGAACGGATGGACGACTGCCGGGCCCGGCGCCAGGTGCTCGTCCTGGACTGCTGCTTCAGCGGTGCGTTCGCCCGCGCCGCCAAGGGCGAAGAGGCCCTCGGCCTGGACCAGCTCGCCCAGTCCGGCCGCGGCAGGGCGGTGCTCACGGCCTCGAACGACCGGGAGTACTCCTTTGAGTCGACGGCCGATGCCCGCGCCGCGTCGGCGGAGCCCTCGCCGGGATCGGTCTTCACCGCCGCCCTGGTCGCGGGCCTGCGCGACGGTGGAGCGGACGCGGACGGCGACGGGTTCATCAGTGTCGACGAGGCGTACGGCTATGCCTACGGCCGGGTCCGCGCCTCGGGGGCTGCCCAGACACCCCAGCGCTGGCTCTCCGGCGGCGAGGGGGAGATCCTGCTGGCCCGCAATCCTGCGGGACGAACGATCAGCCCCGCGCCCGTTCCCGACGCCCTGCGCACCGCCCTGGACAGCCCGCTTCCCGATGTCCGCGAAGCGGCGGTGCACACCCTCGGGCGCTGGCTCACCTCAGGAGAGCCCGCCCAGACCCTGGCCGCCACCAGGGAACTGGCGGCCGTCGCCGACAACGACATCCCCCGGATCGCTGCCGTCGCCCGCGCGGCGCTCGGCGCGGAGGCGGGAGCCGAGCGGACGGGCACCAGCCCTCCTGCCACGACCTCGGTACGCAAACACCCCCACCTGGCGATTCCTGCGGGCCGACGCAAAAGGATCATCGGCGCCGTGGCGATCGTGCTCGTGGTGGGTGTCGTCCTCGCCACGGTGCTCCTGCGCGGCGGGTTTCTCGGCACGGGATCGAAGCATTCCTCCGTGGGGGCGGCCCAGATCCTGGTGCCCTCGATGCTGACCGTCGATGATGTCCGCCAGCTCGACACCCGAACGGTCTGGACATCCACGCTCAGCCAGGACTGGATAGGGTCCGACACTCCCGCCCCGGTGTGCCTGGCCTTCAGCGACCCGAGCCTGCCGACGCCGCAGGCGGCAGCCGTGCGCAGGTTCCAGGGCGGCCCGGATCAGGACAGCTATGTCCTGGACGTGGCGATGCAGTTCGCCTCGGACACCGAGGCCGCGTCGACGGCCGACGTCCTGCTCCGCCACATGGGCGCTTGCGACCAGCCCGGCGCCCTGCTGGAGCGTGGCTGGAACGTCACCGGAGCCGGTGATGCCGCAGCCGGTGTGTCCGCGATCATCCAGGACAAGTCCCCGGTCCACCACACGGTGCAGGTCGGCCGAACCGGCAAGGTCCTGCACATCCTCGACGCCTCCCAGCCGAGCGTCTCCCCGGACGGTGGCAGGATCGTGGGCCTGCTCGCCGCCGTGATCGGCCGCGCCTGCGCACCCGCGGCCGGCACCTGCCCGGACAACCCCTCCGCCAGCCCCGGGGTTCCCCCCAGGACGGCTCTGGACCCGCAGTTCCTCGCCCCGGGCGACCTCCCGCGGATCACGGCGACGACGGGCCGGTGGGCCGGCACCGACGTCTCCACCTCGTTCCCTTTCTTCGGCAGCCAGTGCGAGGGCAAGAACCTGGCCACAGTCCCCGGACCACAGGACCGCAGGCATCGCAGCTACCTGCTCAAGGACGATGCCGCCGCACCCCAGGGCGGCTTCGGCGTCGACGAGTACATTCTGGCCTTCCCGGACAGCAAGGGGGCGGACGCCCTCGCCAAGGACGTCGGCGCCTCCATCGACGGCTGTGCCACGAGCATCCCGACGGCGAAGGTGGAGAAGGGGGACACCATCGACCTGAAGGCCGGCAACGCGACGCTCTCCGGCCGGACCTGGACCGTGACCCAGCAGGTCGACCCGAACGCCAGGCAGAAGTACCGCCTCGCCCTGGTCCAGCTCGACCGGAACGTGGTCTACCTGCTGGCGCCCACCGGAAGCTCCTTCGACTTCAGCGATGCCCAGTGGAAGGCGGTCGCGGTACGCGCCGGTGAGCGGGTCACCAACGAGGGGTGAGCCGTCCGCTAGTACGGGCGGCCCGGCCCGGCCCCGAACGGCAGCGGCGCGTCCGGGGGCGGCGCCTGCGGCCGGACCACGGGCATCCCTCCGGTCAACGGAGCGATCACCGGCGCCGCCGCGGCATGCAGGTCGGCGACGAACACCGCCAGCTCCGCCTGATGGGCCTGCAACTCCGGCGTCGACCACCCCCGTTTGATCCGGTCGCGGACGAACGCCAACTCGGTCACCGCATCAGCGAATTGTGCGACCGCCCTGGCCTCCTCGCGGGGGAGACCCCGGGTGCGGGCGGCCCGCGTACGGAGTGAGCCCAGCCAACCCGCCTCCTCCGGGCTGATCAGTCCGGTCCAGACCATCTCGGGCAGCTCCCGGCGGACCACCATGCCCTCCAGGCGCCGTGAGCGGATCGCCTGGCGGGACAGGACGACGAAGGCGGGCACCATCACCACCAGATAGGTGGCGACGTACGCGATGATGCTGATCGAGGACGAGAAGTTCCACAGGGCGTGCAGTAGGACGGCTCCCGCGTACCCGAGCAGGACCAGCGTCACCTTCGCCCCGCCGTAGCGCTGGCGCATGGAGGCATGGACGCCGAGTGCCGTCAGGGTGGTGAACAGCGGATGGGCGAAGGCACCCATCAGGATCCGGGCGAAGAACATGAACGTCGTCTGCCCGAGGGACTCGGAGGTGGAGAAGTAGAGCAGGTTCTCCACGAAGGCGAAGCCGATGCCCGACATCCCCGCGTAGACCAAGGTGTCGGTCAGCGAGGTCATCTCGCGTCGGCGCAGCCCGCTGAGCATGACCAGCAGGAACGCGCCCTTGAGCCCCTCCTCGGCCAGTGGGGCCCCCACGGCCGCCGAGAGGACGTCGACCTGACCGAAGACGAAGGTGGACAGGCCGTGCTCGATCAGCATCGCCCCGACTGTGGCCACGCCACCGCCCCAGAGGAACGCCCAGACCAGGTATCCCGCGGGCTCGGGCTCCCAGCGGTCGAGCCAGAGGTAGCAGGCGATGACCACTACCGCACCGACGGTCGCCAGCACGGCGCCGCCGAGGAACGTGCCCAGCGACGTCGCACCCGACAGGGCCAGGAAGACGACCAAGGCGGCACCGATCGCCGCGAGGATGATGCCGGCCAGCGGGGCCCCCGCCCGGCGGACCATCCGCACCTGAGCCGGCCGATAGGGCCACGGGGACTCGCCGAACTCCCAGCGAGGAGGCGGCACGGGACCACCCTGCCACGGTGGACGGTGGGGATCGGGCGGCGGAGGGACGCTCACAGCCTCACCCTAGGCGATGGCGGTGACAGGGCCTGAGTCTCGCGTCGGGGCCTTCTCGGGGGCAGCGACGTCGGAGGTGCGCGCTACCGTGGTGCGGTGACAGAACACGTGACGGGCAGGCTTGCCGGCATCCTCGACCTCCTGGGCACCGATCCCGTCGTCGCGGAATGTGTGTCGGATGCGCGCACCGGCGTCCTGCACTCCTGTGACATCACCGCCCCCGGGTCCGTCCGGGCCTTCCTCACCGCCGAGCTGGTGCGGCGGACCGAGCGTACGTTCCTCCTCGTCACCGCGACCTACCGCGAGGCGGAGGAGCAGGTCGCCGCGTTGCAGGCTCTGCTCGGCCATGACGTCGCCGCCTATTACCCCGCCTGGGAGACCCTGCCGCACGAGCGGCTCAGCCCCCGCTCCGACACCGTCGGGCGCCGCCTGGAGGTGTTGCGGAGGCTGGCGGGCAACGACCCGCAGCCGGCTCCTCGGGTGGTTATCGCGCCGGTCCGGTCCCTGCTCCAACCCCAGGTGGCCGGGCTCGCTGACATCGCCCCGGTCCGGTTGCGCCGTGGGGAGGACCACGACATCGACGCCATCGCCGAGGCCCTGGTCGCCGCCGCCTACCTGCCCGTCGACATGGTCCAGCGGCGAGGGGAGTTCGCCGTCCGCGGCGGCATCGTCGACGTCTTCCCGCCGACCCACGAGCATCCGGTCCGGATCGACTTCTTCGGGGACACGGTGGAGGACCTGCGCTACTTCATGGTCGCCGACCAGCGCTCCACCGATCGCGTCCTCGACGAGGTCATCTGCTCCCCCTGCCGTGAGCTGTTGATGACGGCGGACGTCAAGGCGCGCGCCGAGGCCCTGATCGCCGACCACCCCGAACTCACCGAGATGCTGGACCGGATCGCCCAGGGACTCGGGGCCGACGGCATGGAGTCGCTCGCCCCGGCCCTCGTCGACCGGATGGAGCTGCTCCTCGACGTACTGCCCTCCGACACGTTGGTGCTGGTGGCGGATCCCGAGCTGGTCCGCACCCGCGCCGCCGACCTCGTCACGACGTCGGAGGAGTTCCTCCAGGCCGGCTGGGCCGCAGCGGCTTCCGGCGGCACCGCCCCGATCGACCTACGCGCATCCTCCTACCAGGAGCTGGGAGCGGTGCGGGCCCATGCCCTGGAACTGGGCCAGTCCTGGTGGACGATCTCCCCGTTCGCCGTCGGACCCGACGAGGACCGCGACGCGGCCGCGGACGCGCTCGCCCATATCCAGGCCGGCGCCACGCCGGTGCGGACGATCCGGGCCCGGGACGCCCACAGCTGGGCCGGTGACACCGAGCGGGCGGTCGCCGAGATCGCCGCCGCCGTCCGGGACGGCTGGCGGGTCGTGATGTCCGCGGAGGGCCACGGCACCACCCAGCGCCTCGCCGAACTGCTCGGCGAGCACGACGTGGCGGCTCGGGTGGTGGAGGACGTCACCGAGCCACCGCGCGAGCATGTCGTCGAACTGGTCACCACCGGCGTACGCCACGGCTTCCTCGCCGACGACGTACGGCTGGCGGTCTGGACGGCCGGGGACCTGTCGGGCCAGGCGCAGACCGACCGCGCCGAGCGGAAGATGCCGGCCCGGCGCCGCAAGGCGATCGACCCGCTGGAACTGAAGCCGGGCGATCCGGTGGTCCACGAGCACCACGGCGTCGGCCGCTACGTCGAGATGATGCAACGTACGGTCGCCGGGGCGACCCGCGACTACATGGTCATCGAGTACGCGCCGAGCAAGAAGGGCCAGCCCGGCGACCGGGTCTTCGTCCCGATGGAGCAGCTGGACCAGGTGACCCGCTACGTGGGTGGCGAGCTGCCGGCCCTGGACAAGATGGGCGGCTC is a window encoding:
- a CDS encoding PrsW family intramembrane metalloprotease; this encodes MPPPRWEFGESPWPYRPAQVRMVRRAGAPLAGIILAAIGAALVVFLALSGATSLGTFLGGAVLATVGAVVVIACYLWLDRWEPEPAGYLVWAFLWGGGVATVGAMLIEHGLSTFVFGQVDVLSAAVGAPLAEEGLKGAFLLVMLSGLRRREMTSLTDTLVYAGMSGIGFAFVENLLYFSTSESLGQTTFMFFARILMGAFAHPLFTTLTALGVHASMRQRYGGAKVTLVLLGYAGAVLLHALWNFSSSISIIAYVATYLVVMVPAFVVLSRQAIRSRRLEGMVVRRELPEMVWTGLISPEEAGWLGSLRTRAARTRGLPREEARAVAQFADAVTELAFVRDRIKRGWSTPELQAHQAELAVFVADLHAAAAPVIAPLTGGMPVVRPQAPPPDAPLPFGAGPGRPY
- a CDS encoding caspase family protein → MTAARVTIPSPALPAGARSALVVATTTYQDPQLGRLRAPATDAADLAAVLADPTIGGFQVTTVMDRPAQDVRVAVEDFLANRGPDELVVVYLSCHGVIDAHRRLYFAATDTVRTRLASTGVDSQWVNERMDDCRARRQVLVLDCCFSGAFARAAKGEEALGLDQLAQSGRGRAVLTASNDREYSFESTADARAASAEPSPGSVFTAALVAGLRDGGADADGDGFISVDEAYGYAYGRVRASGAAQTPQRWLSGGEGEILLARNPAGRTISPAPVPDALRTALDSPLPDVREAAVHTLGRWLTSGEPAQTLAATRELAAVADNDIPRIAAVARAALGAEAGAERTGTSPPATTSVRKHPHLAIPAGRRKRIIGAVAIVLVVGVVLATVLLRGGFLGTGSKHSSVGAAQILVPSMLTVDDVRQLDTRTVWTSTLSQDWIGSDTPAPVCLAFSDPSLPTPQAAAVRRFQGGPDQDSYVLDVAMQFASDTEAASTADVLLRHMGACDQPGALLERGWNVTGAGDAAAGVSAIIQDKSPVHHTVQVGRTGKVLHILDASQPSVSPDGGRIVGLLAAVIGRACAPAAGTCPDNPSASPGVPPRTALDPQFLAPGDLPRITATTGRWAGTDVSTSFPFFGSQCEGKNLATVPGPQDRRHRSYLLKDDAAAPQGGFGVDEYILAFPDSKGADALAKDVGASIDGCATSIPTAKVEKGDTIDLKAGNATLSGRTWTVTQQVDPNARQKYRLALVQLDRNVVYLLAPTGSSFDFSDAQWKAVAVRAGERVTNEG